The following DNA comes from Anopheles coustani chromosome 2, idAnoCousDA_361_x.2, whole genome shotgun sequence.
ATGTTTGCAACAATCGGGTTCTGGCGCGAGGAAGATGAAACTGAAGACGGGTTGCCTCACATTTGGACATTGAGCAATTATTCTGCAAAGAGCCACATGGTTCAGCAAtattaaaacaacttcttttttattgctcTTGTGATGAAATGCATTTTAAGTtcgattttcctttctctGTTTCTTTGCAACCGTAGCTTGGAGGAGTTTTCCATCGAAAGGAATGAGCTAAGGGAGCTGCCCGACAGCTTGAAGGGCTTGAGCAGCTTGCGAGTGCTGAATGCGGCCTTCAACCAGCTCGAGAAACTCCCATCCTTCATGGTGAACAACATGCGTTCGATGAGTTTGTTTGTAAGTAAATTAGGCTTATCACTTTCTTGTTCATCTTCGACACGCGAAAAACTGATTTTATCTTAATTTTGTAGCAAAGAAACGACTCACTTCGAAATGGACACTTGCAGCTACGGGAGGTGGTGTCCCAGAAGGGTGAAGAGAAGCCGGATGTTCCTCTGACGAAGGTCAACCTGAGAGGAAACCAACTGAAAGGCAGCATCATACTGGGGAACTATGGGGTAAGTAAGGCGATAAGTGCAGAATTTAAAGGTGTTCTTAAAATATGCTTTATGGATTTTCTTACAGCTACTGACGCAGTTGGATGTGAGTGAAAATTCGATCGAAATTATGGACTTATCGGCGTTGGACAAGCTGGAGACGATACAATGCTGCCGGAACAGCTTGCGAGAGCTAACGCTTAGTGGACGGAACCTACATTCGTTGATCGCTGGCAACAACAGTaatgaaagagaaaagtaTCCCTAGGTTCAGGTTCTAATTAAAGGCTTCTCTCCAATCCCTTAGATCTCACCAAGATCACCGTCCGAGCGACTCCTACGCACCTCAAGCACATGGACCTCAGCCACAACTGTCTTCAGGAGCTACCGGATTGGCTCGTCGGATGTCACCAGCTGCGAACGTTGTACGCGAACAACAATCAGATCCACACCATCTCCGAGCATCTGCTGAACAACGAACATGCCACAATCCAGACCCTTCATCTGGCGTACAACCGGTTGACCAGCTTCCCGCCGATGGTCAAACGCAAGCTCCCACTCCAGAAGCTCTACCTACAGTGCAATCTGATTGAGGATCTGCCCGAAAACTTCTTCATTGCTTGCGAGCGCTTGACGATCCTTAATGTGTCCAGCAATAAGCTGATGACGCTGCCGATCATCTTCGGGTCCAACTGTAGCTTGGAGCGGCTGTACGCCACCAACAACGCGTTGACCGACCGGGTGCTGGATTCACTCATCTGTCTACCCCGGTTGCGTGTTCTTCACCTCGGGTACAACCTGCTAACCACGATGCCTGAAACGTGTATCGCTTGTTGGGGAGATCTGGAGGAGCTGGTAATATCCGGAAATAGGCTTCGTCATCTTCCAGAGAATCTGGCCAACATGGCAAATTTGAGGGTCCTGCGAGTCCACTCGAACCAGCTGCAGACGGTGCCGTCTCTCGGACGGACCATCACCCTAAGGGTACTAGATTTGGCGCACAACCAACTGGATAAGGTCAACATCGTCTCGCTGGTCCCGAGGAACCTTCAGTTTTTGGACCTCTCCGGTAACAAGCAGCTCCAGGTGGATGCCCAACAGTTGCAGGCCTGCCGCACCCATCGACCGATGGCGCTGGTTGATGTGTCCGGGAAGAATCGTCCTTCGCTGCCCACCACACCGCTCCCCTACCAGGAACACGAAGATTACGAACCCTGCTGGAAGGTAGGCTTTGCGGAAACCAGCGGATGCCTTCCGAAGCTCTACATCGCTCAACTCCGCCTACCCGGGTTCTGCAACTCCGAGGGCCTGTTTGGGCTGTTCGACGGTGAAACGAGTAACGCCGTACCGAACCTGCTGGTGAAGGCCATCCCGAAGATTCTGCTCGAGGAGCGCACGGTTAAGGAGACGGCAAACGATTACATGAAGTACACGCTGCTCTCGGCCCACCGGGAACTGAAGCAGCGGGGTCAGCAGGAAGCGGTCAACGTTACCCTGTGCCACATAGCGCGGAGTCGCGTACCGACGGAGACGATGAGTTACCTACCGCAGGCCGTCGCCGGGGGACGGAAGTTCATACTGCGTGTCGCAACCGTTGGCGAGAGTTCGGCGGTGCTGATCAAGCACAACCGATGTGTGCTACTGAACAAGGGGAACCCGGCGAGGAAGCTCGGTCTGAGTGCAAACTTCCCCGTCACCGTGCCGGATCCGGAAGTACAAGAGGTGGTGCTAACCGACGCCGACGAGTATCTGGTGTTGGGAAACAAGAAACTCTGGGAGGTCATCACGATGGAGACGGTGGCGGAGGAGATCCGCAAGGAGGAGAACATACTGCTGGCGGCGAAGCGCGTTCAGGACATTGCCCAGAGCTACGGTGCGGAGGAGAACCTGAGTGTGATGATCGTGCGCTTCAACAACCTTGGCACGGATGTGGACTTTCTGATGCGTGAGCTCCGGCAGACGATTCGCAAGAAGCCCACCCTCGCCCCGAGTGGGAGTGTGATTTCGGGGTTCTGTAAATGCGGTTGCTGCTGCGAGACGAACAACAGCTGCTGTCATTCGGCCGCCGCTTCCGCCGTGCAGTTCGTGCGACATCCGTCGGGAAGAAGCGACCGCTCGTCGCCCAGTGGACAGAGCGATCAGACGAGTGGTAGCGAAACGGTACGATCGAAGGGGATCGCCGAGTCACTGGCACTCTCTGCAGCTGGCACGGGATCGTTGGTTAGTAGACGACCGAACGCCACCTACCTGGCGAACGAAAGGCGTAGTCTTCGAGGGGGAGTTGTTCGCGCGGTTCGAGCCCGAAtcgaggaggagaaggaaaaggaagggaTGGACGAGTCCGATTCGGCCATGTCGGAGGAACAGTTCAAATGCTGGGAGTACATGCTGGAGCAGAACACACAGCTGCTCTTCGACAAGGAGCTAAACACTATCTCGCGGGGATTCGTCGGGAAGCGTCAGATGGCAGGGAACGTGGGAACCACTTCCGATTCCGGCACCAACTCATCTTCCTCCATTGGGAGTAACCTCACCAAGTTGCAGCTGAAACACCTTTCCACCAGCTCCCCTCAGCTGGCCCAGCTGGAGAGCGACAGTGGGCTCAACTCCTCGACAGCGAGCGGATATAGCGCAACCGGACTGATGACCACGGCCCGGGCAACTCCGTTCCTCTCGAAGCAGTTCGGTTCAACGCGCTCCTTCCATCCGGCATCATCCCAGAGCTACTTCAAACCAATCCAGTACAACACCGCTGCCTCGACCCGACCCCGTCCCATCAACACCGGTCCGAATGCGGCCTACTTCGGGTCCCTGCAGCGCCTGATGCCGTACAACCTGGAGTACGACATGGGCGCGGTTCAGGATCGGTACGGTTCGAACGGGAACATCATCGAAAGCAGCACCCTCGAGCTGGACACGATCGATCCGGACGGTGGCCGGATGCGGCAGTACTGGGGTGTCGCCACGACCGAGCTGTAACCACGGTTTCGGAACACACATCGCACGCTGGACAACGAACAACGAACACGACTTTCATCGACGGAGAATCGCCCTCCGGGTTTCTCCGTGTTTTGTGGTGTATTTCTCGATCCTCGGGGTTGAGCCGACCTTCGGGAGGGATGGCTTGCCTTTGTTTTtagcaataaattaaataaatatgtaCACATTTCAATAAGGATACGACCAGATACACCGCATTGCCTTTTTTCCTTGCCTTTCTAGTAATTAGTAAGTAACTGAACTAGTTGGTATATTTTTATACGTACGACGTCGAATGTTCCGTTTCACTGGGGAGGCTGATGCTCTTTTGGTTCCCGTTCTTCTCCTGCTGCCGAGGAGTTAGAGATTTTGGCCATCGTTCGCATTCGCACCTTTAAAAGTTTGCCTCTTGCCCGGCTTCCAGTGAAGAAGGAAAGGATGAGAAAAAGGATGGCTGTTCGATCTCCACTCCGTACCTTTCCTCTTATTTAACCTACTAATATGTTTTTTATACACTACACTACATCAAATTTACGACCCTTTTTTTGATTTAACTTGTTTCTCCACTTCAGCTCTCCCTCAGTTTCGGGCTGCCTTAGGTAAAATAAAGGCCGTTTTCCCCGTGACCAACTCTGCTCTAAAGGAAACTGCTTTATCAACCTTGGAtgagttttggttttgtttcgtttttcaacacCCGCGCATCGTGTGTTTAAATAAAAGTGTTCTAAGGAACGCGGGGAGGAGGGCAAAAACGAACTCTCCTGTCCTGGGCCGGACATATGTTCGAGCCGTCACTCCCGACAGCTGTTACGTATAGATTGGACTATCGTTCTGTTGGCATCCTGCAGGGCTTGTGGGGCGCTGTCACAACCAACAATCCCGATTTTACATGCTCAACACTCAGTTTGCCGACTAGCACCGCATTGTTTATATCTGACTCGCTGGGTGAAATCATCATTGACTGTTTCGGTTCTCTTCACCCCTAGTGGACTAGTACTTTCTCTCTTGGTTATTCTGTTGTTTTGGGAGGAACTGGGATTTTGGTTTCAGGTTCGACTGGTTAATTCTTAGCTAAACCGTGTTGGCTTTCCTACCGAAAGACTGGAAGTGCACGAtgatgacggtgatgatgatggtgttgtACGCAGAAAGGGATTGTTTTCGTGATGATTGTTTccgtgctgttgttgctggacTTTTAACCTAGTCTATGCTACAAATTAATACTAAACCAAAGTAATGGAAGCTGGCCTTGGAAAGGTTTTTTCTTAGGAGATGTTAAAGGAACTTAATCGTACGCATCAGATGGCTTAAGACTCTCGTTAGCTATGGCACCGTGTAGATCTACCGTGTGTTGATGGCGAAACCAATTCTTAGCATTTAGAAAGAAAACCTGAACTCCAGAATCCAGTAATATAACTTAAACGGGTGACTTAGGGCTCATAACTAGTGCTTTTGTGGACTGGAGTTTGTGATGGGGGGAAGGGCTTTTGTCCATCAGTAGTGTAGCGCTGAAGTCCCATTCGGTTGGTTCGGTGGCTGACTGAGGCCAAGGGGTTGCGCCGTGGATGGAGGACCTGCGCTGGAGGGAGCTGGACAGTCGGGACCGAGCCAGGAGTCGGGGCTCGGCGGAAAGTCGGGATAGCCTTGCGCGGGACTAGAATCGTTGCTGAGGTCCGACACTGCGCTACCGTGCAGCCCAGGGGGGCGAGCTCCAGGGTGCATTGAGCTTAGGGGTTGACCTAAAACCGAGTGGCTAGGAGTTAGATACGTCTTCTTTGGTCGGACGACTTCATTTAATTGGGAATACTTACTCACCTAGTGGTGTGTAGACGATGTTGTCCGGATACGACCCGTACGGATGGCCGGAACCCATGGGCGGAGGTGAGTGGCTGGAGAGGTACGGCGGAGGGCTTCCGTTGCCGTGGATGTAGGACCCTCGGGCACTGTGTGGCGAAGCGGACAGCGGGTCCTCCAGGCCCATATTGGACGTACTGTAGCTATCGTTGCTAAGGTCTGCAAAAAGAGTAGTTCCCGGGGTAAGTAATGTCAGTTCCCAACTCTCTCGGGGAAAAGAAACCCGAGGACCTCGGCCACCGACTACTTACCATGATGGCTGAAGCTATCGAGATCGATTTTCAGCTCGTCCTTGTCGAGCAGTTTATCGTGTCTGCTCGGTGAGGACGTGCCTTTCATCGAGCGGAAGTACTGACTCCACCGAGTTCGACCCGCGTCCTTCTTAAGCCTTTTCTCTTTCGCCCGCCTGCAGACGAAGGGAAACACAAGCGACACAGAAATGGGGTCAGTGTTGATGCCACATAATGCTCCGTCACGTACACGTTCTTACCTGTTCTGGAACCAAACTTGCACGACACGCATATCCAGACCGGTGTCCTGCGAGAGCTGCTCCCGGACGTGCCGGGCCGGCTTGGGACTGCTGTTGTAGGCGCTCTTCAGCGTTTCCAGCTGTTTGGCGGTGATGGTGGTACGTGGCCGCTTGTTGGACGACTCCCCATCCAGCGAACCGTCGGACAGGTACAGCCCTACGGAGAACCATAAGCAATCAAACATAGTCCCGAGTTGGGTTAAGTTCGGTGTACGCACCTTTCGCCTTGGCCGCCTCGTAGTCCGGTTTGCAGATCAGCTTGCAGTCCTCCATCAGGTAGAACTCGTCGCCGGTGTTGAGCTGCCGGGAGCACATCGAACACATGAAGCACTGCAGATGGTAGACGTTGTCCTGCGCCCGCCGGACCACTTGCGTCGGAGGAATGCCGAGATCACAGGCCGCACACTTCGTGCCGTAGCGCCTGTCGGACCAgcgggggaggaggggagtGGGCGAACCAACCAGAGATTAACACATAAACAATCCGTGTGCACGTTGCTGCGGTAGGCGGGCCGTGGCGCCGTGATGTTAAATACTTACTTGAAGAAGTCGTCCTTGCAGAACAGCTGACCGTTGCGGGCGAAGCACTTCTCGTTCAGCTGCACCCGACATTCGCTGCACTGCAGACACTTGGCGTGCCACGTCCGGTCGGACACTTTCAGGATGAACCGGTCCAGGATCAGCTCGTGGCAACCACCGCACTTTGGAATGGTTGCTGTACgaaggaaacggaacggaGGGGCAATGTTAGACAAATGGTTAGTTGGAAATTAAACAAGCGCAAAGCTCGCTAGTgttgagaaaaaatattctaGAAACCAATCAACCAGCATCATTGAAACTTGTTTAAATTCTCCGCGTTAGGAATgtggaacat
Coding sequences within:
- the LOC131265519 gene encoding protein phosphatase PHLPP-like protein, whose amino-acid sequence is MVVTTSTPIGGASGGHVMGANMHTYKPRTPRRGIADRDERKVPGFGKLMVVSADINYDETLAPEVGSVGGSDGNNNRVRKVSGYGEDDGGDAGVTQLRSKFGSGEQQVVASKWPDGMGGEGDGAGVYRFGEASERGVPAACSSGVIIGKPVNLMLSKMSLLWNTSGWLRIYCGPDRSEISSEDRSRMIHVVTTATTLDVVKDMNLPGDYTLWVQIGGGRTRRLEENEYPLLVQEEFLKSLGYFDESRRARLGIDPELKHLIRFHVGPAEIPMCKGVLRSGTVEVLKGLVFPQWRRRHLAVVGSKLILYPGNASFPPEVYELAGANVFEHAPCDNRLVIKIVPKSGSGSTSSDSARDSLDRGSSIASVDFIDCSGTMGVYPGSMTAVSSSNSNSGERETVLFLGFRESWERDQWSIWLSVDEPDRSTSLRLDLGDSGLQQIPDIFLQAPNAVEELLAGRNKLQEIALRALGQFTYLKVLRLDGNGLKDFPDSLYNLRNLRLLDLSENEIRKLPDTISALKNLEEFSIERNELRELPDSLKGLSSLRVLNAAFNQLEKLPSFMVNNMRSMSLFQRNDSLRNGHLQLREVVSQKGEEKPDVPLTKVNLRGNQLKGSIILGNYGLLTQLDVSENSIEIMDLSALDKLETIQCCRNSLRELTLSGRNLHSLIAGNNNLTKITVRATPTHLKHMDLSHNCLQELPDWLVGCHQLRTLYANNNQIHTISEHLLNNEHATIQTLHLAYNRLTSFPPMVKRKLPLQKLYLQCNLIEDLPENFFIACERLTILNVSSNKLMTLPIIFGSNCSLERLYATNNALTDRVLDSLICLPRLRVLHLGYNLLTTMPETCIACWGDLEELVISGNRLRHLPENLANMANLRVLRVHSNQLQTVPSLGRTITLRVLDLAHNQLDKVNIVSLVPRNLQFLDLSGNKQLQVDAQQLQACRTHRPMALVDVSGKNRPSLPTTPLPYQEHEDYEPCWKVGFAETSGCLPKLYIAQLRLPGFCNSEGLFGLFDGETSNAVPNLLVKAIPKILLEERTVKETANDYMKYTLLSAHRELKQRGQQEAVNVTLCHIARSRVPTETMSYLPQAVAGGRKFILRVATVGESSAVLIKHNRCVLLNKGNPARKLGLSANFPVTVPDPEVQEVVLTDADEYLVLGNKKLWEVITMETVAEEIRKEENILLAAKRVQDIAQSYGAEENLSVMIVRFNNLGTDVDFLMRELRQTIRKKPTLAPSGSVISGFCKCGCCCETNNSCCHSAAASAVQFVRHPSGRSDRSSPSGQSDQTSGSETVRSKGIAESLALSAAGTGSLVSRRPNATYLANERRSLRGGVVRAVRARIEEEKEKEGMDESDSAMSEEQFKCWEYMLEQNTQLLFDKELNTISRGFVGKRQMAGNVGTTSDSGTNSSSSIGSNLTKLQLKHLSTSSPQLAQLESDSGLNSSTASGYSATGLMTTARATPFLSKQFGSTRSFHPASSQSYFKPIQYNTAASTRPRPINTGPNAAYFGSLQRLMPYNLEYDMGAVQDRYGSNGNIIESSTLELDTIDPDGGRMRQYWGVATTEL
- the LOC131265417 gene encoding LIM/homeobox protein Lhx3, with the translated sequence MSVCVSSAGGTLGVDAMSLSQMALPSSMMLPLAHSTPSMGGHHHPLLGQGMSNGQTGIGPIGTIDGNPSMGGSSGLHHNGNSNHNNGTSLAGLSSLHGHGSSHDGRSSAAGATTGELGDHHPNPEMLLALIARNKALEATIPKCGGCHELILDRFILKVSDRTWHAKCLQCSECRVQLNEKCFARNGQLFCKDDFFKRYGTKCAACDLGIPPTQVVRRAQDNVYHLQCFMCSMCSRQLNTGDEFYLMEDCKLICKPDYEAAKAKGLYLSDGSLDGESSNKRPRTTITAKQLETLKSAYNSSPKPARHVREQLSQDTGLDMRVVQVWFQNRRAKEKRLKKDAGRTRWSQYFRSMKGTSSPSRHDKLLDKDELKIDLDSFSHHDLSNDSYSTSNMGLEDPLSASPHSARGSYIHGNGSPPPYLSSHSPPPMGSGHPYGSYPDNIVYTPLGQPLSSMHPGARPPGLHGSAVSDLSNDSSPAQGYPDFPPSPDSWLGPDCPAPSSAGPPSTAQPLGLSQPPNQPNGTSALHY